A region of the Leishmania panamensis strain MHOM/PA/94/PSC-1 chromosome 21 sequence genome:
GCCGAAAGTTCGGTGTGGCAGTCCGGTGCGCTGTCTCCCTaagcagagaagagtgggagagggaagcagtAAAGTTGCCCCGACTCCTCCATCCTACTGGCGCCTtcacctcgctgctgtccaGCAGTCTGCAGAAACCCGTACATACATACAGAGAATTGGTGGAGTCCGTACAAGGATGGCGAGTCACCCCTCCGTGCACGCATAatttgtctgtgtgtgtatgtgggggggggggtgcgtgcgtgcgtgcagagCACTTCGAGGCGACGAAGGGGCGTAgtgagaagcgagagaacgGCCGGAAGGCACCCAAAGCGCTCAGGAGCACCGCaatagcgagagagaaaggcgcgTAGAGCTACAGAGGAGTGCATTATAAACCGCCACGATctgccctccctccgcccATCGGTGGTCCCTCTGCGacactcttctccctcccccctgcctCGATGCCAGTGGCGCTGGAATGGCGCAGCCATGTAGAAAGCGAAGCACATGATAGCCGCATCAAGCCTACGCGGACACACGCAgaacacacccacccacccacccacacacgcgcgtaccCGCAAACTTCGGAGCGACTCACCTAGGTCACAGCGATGCGCGGCCTTGCCCTCGAGGCAGATGTGTGGGCCCACGGAAGTGGAGCGCCCGCACACCGTtggcaacacacacacgcgcatccAGGCGTGAGCGGAAGTGCATTtcgaggagacgctgcatAGCGATGGCAAAGGGGCTACCGACACACTCATGCACAGTCACACAGAGATGGGCTCGTACACGCCGCGTGCTAACAcaaactgctgctgctgcggagcgaGCAGTACACtaatgagggagagagatgctgaggcgaagagagaagcgacgaTATCGCCCCTCGAGGGCGATGCATCGGACGTGCCAGCTTGCTGTCGCCAGTCGAGTGCGGGGGCACATTCTTCTCCTTTCGTatttctccccttttcactAGCGGTGCATTGTTGAAGGCCGTATACTCCTCAGAAACGCGAGAGGataagagaggggaggagtgagGAGAAAATGAAGGACAGACGGAGGGAATGCCCAAACAACAGGGCAAATAAAcgcgtgctgctggggaGGGCTGAGGggtgaaaggagaggggagagtggcgatagaggagggagaggcttagagagggagaagccgcagagagcaaagaggaagacgggCATGAtaagaaaaggaagagggggaggggaggtaaACAACCCGCTAGACTAGACCGCATTTCACCCGCTGCCCCCGACTCTGCTAGCCTTgtcccctcctttctttctcggCAAAAGGGCAGTGCCAATCACTCACGCTGACATCGTTGATGTGTGGTGGAGTGAACAACCGCAGGGGTGAACGAGACGAAGAACAGAGTCAAGGGTTCCCTTTCTCGTGTCGTTTCACTCTACATCCACCCCACTTTCCAACatcacccctccccacccagTGCACACCTCAACTGAGATGATCTCGAAGGTTGGGCAAGTCAATGTGTCTGAAATCGTCTGCGTTCATGAGTGTGTATCGAACCCCACGacactctcttttttgccCTCTTGTCGCCTTCCTATAGCCCCTGCCGTCCGCATCGCCCACTCTAGTCGGCCTTTTCCCCTACTTCAACAGTTCcaaagcgtgtgtgtgtgtgtgtggagggggggggggccgaAGCACTTTGCTTTATGTCATCgcacctcttttctttccccagCTCCCCTTATGCGCTTTCGCCTCGCAATGCCTACACAACACGTGTATGTAGAGCGAGATAGACACCCGCACTCATGGCAGAGGCCATAGTCCCTGCCCAATCTTTCGCCTCCCACCTCACTGACTTTTTCCCGCTTTTCGTGCCACTGAACTCCGCCTTGCCCTGCGACTCTCCTCGTCTCCTCAACTACTCCTCCCCATTCTCCCCGCTTAACACAACCCCGCGTTTCTCCCCAAGTCATGAGAGGACGAGGGagatgggggtgggggagttCCTTTCTGTTGGTTTAAGattacacacacgcacacacacacacacacaacgtaAGACGGATATtaaagaggcagagggcgCCAACACCACATCCTGCACTTCTTTTCCACAAGCGAGGCGAGGAAGgtagagggggagagagagaggggaggggccggagggaaaggaaagggggcaGTATGCATgcgcgagaggagcagagaaggACACACTTACACGCTTGCACGTCCTCCCCTTCCAACGCTACTGTCCAATCAGCCCTCTCGCGACCCGCAGGCGCttgaagaaaagaagagaacaaaacATCGGCCCGCGCACGACACGACACGACACGGCACACAACTGCTGAGGACAGAAAAGAAGCACCCAGCGCAGGGCGAAGAAATCAAGACAGAGACATAGAGTTTCCCCTGAAGGCGCGGGTAAAGGAGACAAAATCGAAAAAGGTTCTATGACAAACCGAGAGATGTACTCGTTTATGCAaagtcacacacacatgcacacacaatACGCACAACTACGAGAGGCATAATCACAGACGCTTCATCCCACGCCGCCATATCCATCGGCGGACTTGCCTTGTTGTCATTTGGCTTACTTATTCATGTACTGGCTCTCATTCAACTGGGCTTTGATGTCCATCAGCTCCTCGACCTTCATCTCAAAGCGCTCCTGGACCTCCTTCATGATGTTGCCATCCGTGTAGGTGCGGTTCTCGCGCTTGATCTCCTTTTCGTCTGTCGTGATGAAGGCGATTGTCAGCCCCTTCGTACCAAAGCGACCAGCGCGGCCGACGCGGTGAAGGTAGCTGTCGGCCTCGGAGGCCATGTCGTACTGCACAACGAGGTTGATGCGGTCAAAGTCGACGCCGCGGCCGAAGAGGTCGGTGGCCACCATGATGCGGGTGTTGTTCGCCTTGCAGTTCTCGTACACGCGTAGGCGTTCCTCCTGGCTCATGCGGGAGTGCACGGCCTGAGAGGGGAATTTcatctgctgcagctggcggctCAGCGCCTCGCAGCGCTCCACAGAGGATGTGAAGATGATTGCCTGGTTGAACTCCACGGCATCGAGGATCTCCGCCAGCCGGCgcgtcttctccacctccgtgACGTTCATGTAGAACTGTGCCAGGCCGTGTAGGGTCAGCTTTGCACGCTGATCCACGTAGATCTCTGTTGCGTCCTTCATGAACTTCTTCGCCACATCACGCAGCTCATCCGTCATCGTGGCAGAGAACATCATCACTTGTTTCTCCTTGGGCAGCTTCATGAAGATCTCCTGCACGTCACGGCGCATCTTCACGTCTTCTAGGCAGCGGTCAAACTCGTCAACGACAAACCACTTCACGCGTGTCGTGTCAAAGGCCTTGGCCTGGATGAGTGCCTTCATGCGACCCGGCGTACCAACGATGATCGCCGGCACCTCCTTCTTCAGCTGCTTCACGTTCTCGTCCTCCGGGATGCCGCCGAAAAAGACGCCGGTGGTAGCATACGAGAGGTACTTGCTGAAGCGCTTGAACTCCTGCTCGATCTGGTAGGCCAGCTCGCGGGCGTGCACCAGTACGACGGCCTGGCAATACGGCTTCTGTCCCTGcggcgccttctccacctgctccagcagcgcaaagACGAACACAGCCGTCTTGCCCATACCCGACTTGGCCTGGGCGAGAATGTCAGCGCCGAGCATCGCCTTGGGCAGTGCctggtgctgcacctccgaCGGGTGCTCGAAGCCGTTCTCACGGATGGCGTTCGCGAGCTCGCTCTTCAGACAAAAGTCCTGGAAGCCACCgagggcgacggcgctgtgggTGCCCATTCCAACGCCCAtcggctgcgccgccacgacgGTGGTCCGGACATCATCGCCGTCGAAATCCGCAAGATCGCTGCTCATTATCGCTCAATCGAGATGACAccagtgagggagagggtgggcggtagggtggtggcagaggacTCTAGCGACTGCGTAACGGGTAGGAGTGGAGGTAGTGCTGCTGTTattcgcttttcttttcgcttctctgtctTGCTACGGTAGCTCTTTGATTGTGAAAGTGGAGgtgtgagggggtggcgcatgagtgtgcgtgtgcgccccaccaccaccaccaccccatcAGTGGATGAGGTGAtatgcacacatacaaagagagaggaggagaggagaggagaggagaggagaggagaggaaagggggcgagagaggtaCACATTAAGGGCGCAGGTATACGCAGTGGCATTCTACGAGAGAAATGGGGACTGGGGTGGAGTCGGCAGCGGGGCCGAAGAGCAGCACAGTCACTATGTCCATCCTTCAGCATTATGAGGCTCTGGGGGAGTTAAAGCAACACAGGCGAGGAATCTGCGCCTATCTCTCTGCACTATCATCCCCGTGAAAGCTGAGTGAACTATGTGGTCAAGAGAAGATGTGCTCGTCAAAGGTGGAGTTGGCGCAGTGGCAATATTTCCAATCACGCGAAGATGctccccgcctccttcctctcccaccTTCCTTAGTGGAGTTCACCAGTTGAGTCGCCTCCCAACCGACACGAATGTAACTGAGGGACCCCACCTCCGCGTTCTTCATTAAGTCTGCATTTATAGTCTGTGCTACACTGCAAGAGAGGTTCACAACCTTTCCACGACATTAAACGCGCACACCAACACCGCTCGCAAGCACATTGCACATtgatcacacacacacacacacacacatgcacgcacacagggtACTCTCGCCGCGGCAGGGATGAAACCGAAACAACAAGGTGGAtcagaggaagaaagacGGTGAAAGCAGTCACGTGATGCTgagaccacacacaccctcccctGAAAAAGCCGTCATCTCCAgcctttccccttttgcgCTCTCAGAGCTGCgtaagcgtgtgtgtgtgtgtgtagaccAACAAAACATCATCTCTGGCGACGCGGGTAGACAAGAACAAagagggatgggggagaaCCGCGAAAAACAGCGATAGCGAGAAGAGTGACACGTGAGaaggtgcgtgggtgtcaATGTCGGGGTGTGTAGGGTGTGTGGGTCGGCACGCGTGAGTCAGacagggggaagggggagaggggccaCACACTGGCACACCCAAAGAGCTCAAAGTCAATTTTTTTTCCGTTATAGCCTACTTCCTAGAGAACTAACCAACCGACAGACAAGagaacacacgcgcacacgcacacacacagctgaACAGCCAAGGAGTCGAACCAGAGACAGAGAATGACGAAGAGCCAACATAGACATTCGAAtgaagcacagacacacactcGCTCTCCCGCAGCAaagtgagaggggggagggtgccgGCGGCAACCCTGAACGACAAGGCGACCATCCTTTGTAGGGGCATGCGCTACGGAAGAGGCGGAGTGGGGGAaataaagagagaaagcgcgcGCGGCATGGCGGATAAGCCAAAATGGGAGCATCTCCGCCCCCACCCTCGGGGCTTGTCACAGTCGCCTCGTAGCTTTCAGGACCCTTTGCAGCCCTCGTTgatgcctcctcctctcgttgCCACGGATGCTTGCCACGCAAGACGTCCCAAGCCGTAACGCATTGCCTGCCCTTTTCGTCCCTCTCACTTCCTCTACGCCGTCACCTGAGGTGCTTTAgtcgccgccttcgccgcagcagccgcgcgaTCGGCGATTAGCTTCTGCGTGTGAGCCTCGACCTGATCACGCAGCGGGCCGTTCTCGAACTCGAGACGGCGCAGGAAGGCGTCCTTGCCGTAATGCGCCATGTACTCGAAGTCGTTACCATCCAGCGCAGAAATGTCCTCCACGAGATACGCCGGGTCATTGTAGTAGCCGAGCACGTAGTTGGTCAAGATGATCAGGTTCGGAGCCTTGCCTTCCTCCACAAACTTGTGGCCAAGGAACTCATGGTAGTCATTGACGCGCGTCATGAGCTCCTCGCGCGAAAGGTTCTTGTCGTACGGGGCTAGGAAGCGGCGCCAGGCATAGTCCTGAAGGTCTTCGTCCGACATCTGGCTGTGCAGTTTCTGCGTGATCACCATGTAGTCCTCATTCCACGCCAGGTTCCAGTAGTCCTTCACGCGCGTGCTGGCACACGTGCGGCTCAGCAGCGGGAAGGTGGGGAAGTTCATGCTGCGGGCGAGGTGGCGAAGCGACTTTCGGCGGATCTGGTAGAACTGCAGAAACCCGTCGTACATCTCAGCGGCCGGGCGCAGCACTTTGGGGTCGCGGCGCACATTGTTCTTCTCAAACAGGTCGTCCCAGGCGCGCTCCTGCGTTGGGTTCCACGGGTACGCGTGGAAGTCGAAGTGCCACTTGGTGTCCATGATGTAGGATGGGGCGCTGCGGTAGCGGTACATGTCCTGTGCCTCACGCCAggccttcttttcctcctcagTCTTGCAGAAGCAAGACGGGGAAAAAGTGTCGCTCGACAGCCAGAAGAAAGCCGGGATGAGCGCGTAGCCGCCGAGGAACAGGCCAACGCCAAGGCCATGCGCCATGCGCCAGAGGTCCAGCTTGTAATGCATGAGCTGGGCCAACTCCTTCTGCGACACCTCCTCGCTAAGCTTCATGTCCACCCACATGTTCTTGTCCTGAGAATGGCCGCGCTTCCAGTAGTCTGGGGTATACACCTCGGCCTGCTCGTAGAAATCCTGAGGGCCGTACTGGTAGCCGCGGTTGTAGATCTTCATCCACGTTGTGAAAGCCTCGCGAGACTGGCTGGCGAACAGTGCCAGTCCAGGGATGAAGTTCACGCAGTTCCTCTTGAGAACGCCCCACGTTCCTTGCATGATTGTGCTGGCTgggatgaggaagagagtgcaAAGTAAATACACGGGGATGTACAACGTGAAGAGTAAGACACGGTATCGAATCCGAAAGTGGGGTGTGAGTTGATCCACTATgaagcggaagaagaagagcaggggaggggccGAGAAGTACCAGAGTAGCGGTAGTGTTTAAAGATGAtggtgtgtggtgtgtgtgtgtgtgtgtgcgtgtgtgtgtgtgtgtgcgcgtcagGGTTAGGGGGAATGTGGGCaggaagtgagagagaacgagcCACTGAGGGTGAATTGAGGCAAAAAGGGCGGGCAAAAGATGACGTTGTCGCCTGCGAGACGGCAGTGcatacaaacacacacgcgaatGCGCTGTGCAATGCAGTACGATACGATACGATACGAtacgacacacacactctctctcctccccaatAACGATAAACTACGCTGTGGGCAATgacacacaaacacagacgcacacgtgcgcatgCACCTCCTACTGCAAGAAGCAAAGCAACAGTCGATCATCGAGCGGCTAGGTTTGGCCATCAactgggagaggggggggggtaagagAGTCTGTGCACCGAGCGAAGAAACGGTAGGCGAGAATGGTCGAATCAGAGCTGCAGCCCCTGTGGCTCGTGCAATCGATCtgaagacgacgacgtcgaGCTCTGCTGGTTTGCCTCATCAGCGGCCGCGActtccatcgccgccgcctcctcggcctcctcAGCCCTCTCCAGCAGTGCCACTAACATGTCCGCGTTCACCATGAAGAAGTAAACACTGGCAAACACACCCGTCCACCAAAGCGTCTGCAGTCGCCCACTGCGGTACTGCTGTTCCACTTCCTTCGCCAAGACCACATTCGGgtccacctctgctgccgcctcgcgcgGCTTCAGGCAGTACGCCCCGCTGTCTGCCTCAAAGAACTGGTGATGCACCCGCTCCACGTACTCGAGAAGTGCTGGGCATGCATCCTGCACCCGTCGCTGGTGGACCCTGACGCCCGCGGAGGCCTCACTTAGATCGGCGTGTACGAAgctcgacgcagcagcgtacACGAGCGCATCGACATGCGTTGGCCTTGAGGTGCCTAAAAAGAACATGTCGTCTGTTGTGACACTCGCTGAGACCGTGGCCTTCCGTAAAGATTCCAGCACGGCAAAGGCCTTGTCCACTTCCCTGCCCACCTCCTTGAGCTTGGAGAGGGCCGTCAAGGAAAGCTTCCCATCCGGCACCTCGGCAGCGGGGGTGCCAGAGTAAAAGAACGGGTTCGCCCTCAAAATGTGCTCGCGATACGTGCCCCGTATCCCCTCCCAGAAGCTCGCCACTTTGGGCTCGACGCTCTTGCGCATCGTCGCCTTGTAGAGAGCAGGGTCAAAGtgggtgaagaagagaaaggcaggAAAGAGACACTGCACCGTCAGTACTTCGACGCACAGGACTGTTGCAGCGCAGGTGCTTGGCACGGGCTCAAAGGCATCCTCACTACCAATGCGCTTGAGACAACGCATCAGacccgcacacacctccGACCTCGGGTTGGCTGCCCCGGTGCTGTTAgtcgcggcagctgcagaggacAAAGGAGCTGCCGGCGATATTGTCAAGGAAAGGTCTCCAAGCCGAgcgtcggcgcggctgcagcgcactTCCGCAAAGCGCAACATCGTCTCCACGGCGAGGGCGTTTGGATCCGCAGTGGGCAACGCGAGGGCTGCTGGATACCGGGCAAACACCgttgccggtgccgccgccgccgcagtcggtGGCATAGTGGAGGTCTTCGCGAtgggggaggaaaaagaaagaggactGTCGGAGGATATATAATCGGCACAAAGACGTCccaggagagcgagagaagagaagagaggaggggggcagagaacGTATGTTGGAGAGAACGTGGGTGCAGTTGGCCACCATTGgcggcttctcctcctcgtagCAGGAGGTTCAGATTCAGAGACAGGAATACATGCATCAAAGCACATTGAATGGGCCCTTTCTCCTGATTAGAAAGCACGCGTGAAGATCTGTGTAGCAAGAAGAATCACTGGGAAGAGGGCGGTAAAGCGCCGCTCGACACCCGCACAGGCAGGCATGAACACATGCGCACCTCATGACTCAACTACGCTAAGCGActgagaggaggaaagatGAGGAGGGCCCGTCGCGgttgcacacacgcaggttGCTTGAAGACTCTGTATGCGCATGTACGTcagtgcctgtgcgtgtggtgggtAGGTGGGGCACAGCAGATCCCCATCTCCCGGCTCATTCACGCCTTGACGATGTAGACAACttccgctctttccctcttgccTTGTGTTTTCATGCTTTGCGCGTGTGCTCGGGTCTTACATGCGGCGCTTTGTGGTATTTTTATTCCTTAAAGGCCAAGCAAAGGCAAAAgatgagagaggggcagtggGAAGGCACCGcgtgccctcctctcccccctcttcttcctcctcctcctctccgaTGGCGCAGGTAGAAATACGCCCGGGCCCTGCCTttccgcgcgcgcgcgcagagagagagagaaagggaaacgaAGACACAGCCAACTGAAAAGAAAAACCAGAAACACACCAACgatggcacacacacacacacgcacacgcacgcacgcttagagagagaagaggaagagggggagtaAACGGTAAGCACGAAGGTAACAACAAAAGAAAGGACGACTTCAGCGAGTTGGAACAACCATGCCGCCTACACACAACAGAACTACATGGCGAGAACAACCATGCCATCACCCCTTcgctcacccacccacgcaccctcccacccacgcacacacacacacacacacacacacacacacacacacagacgctgagagggagaagaggaaaacagaaaaaagggaggaaatATGGACAagggcagaggcggtgggggTCGTTTGCATTAACAACGTAAGTCAGCAACTGCGATGAGCGACAGAACAAAAAGGCAGGcgagtggggggagaggagaggaggggaggtggaggtggaggagggggtgttGATGATCGTTAAGGTgatgcagagggagagaggggcacagGAAAACGTATGAgtgaggtgaaggagagacaCCACAGCACTAAACCGAAAGACAAGCTCCAAAGGTGtaactttttttttccctcacCGCGTTATTCTGACATGAGTTAATCGACAACtatgcgcacgcacacacaaccacagtTCACGTGCTTCGGTTGCACTTACGCGGCTATGCCAAGGAACCGGGCCCGGCAACATTGCTCCGTGTCGTTTAGATCCATTTTGCAATGCCACTGCAACAAGAATTTGTGGTGAGCTAGTACTCGCGTGATCAGCACTGCATGCCTCTTGGGCACTGCGCCAGCCCAGACCTCTCCACCGAGACCACGAGCCCGCAACCGTACCTGAGGGCAGCCTGCCTGGCTTCCTCGCACAGTGCAGGTGCTGGTGCCTGATGCCACGTGCTGAGGCGGCCGGCATCACCGTGATGCCGGCAAAGCAaaactaaaaaaaaaagagtagTTATGaagacagcgagagagaagggggggggcggagaagGAGTTGTGCACTCTCGCACAAGCCCACGAGACACAACATACGAACGAGGAAGCAGTGAGAAAGGGCAACAGAGAGCAAGACGCAAAGAAGCGCTTTACCAATCGGCgcaaacaagagaaagggagcAGGTGTGCATGAATCACTTGTTACGCAGAGAGAGCCGCAAGTACAGGTACACCAGCCACACAACACCAATATATAAAAAGGCACAGGAactgagagagcgagcgaaggTCCCTTCATAATCTCGACCAACAtgaggacagagagagagaaaggaagaggaaagacgaCAACGAGTGGCAAGAAGGGGGCGGAGACGAAACGATCCGGTGAGAACCACAGCAATGACAGAAACTACATACAGACACAACAAGACTGCCAACGAAGAAAACTTGGCGATGGTAATCATACACACCGAATGCAAGCATGCTGCTGAGGTGATGAGGTGACGGTGGCAGGAGGTGTGCCTTTCACCGCCGAATAAGAGGGTGACAGACGCTGACctcaaccacacacacacacacacacacgcacacatacacacacaaactgagagagagaaataggcatacatatatacacagacatgcacatacgcacacacgcacgtcacTCGGACATTAAACGCACGTGGAAAGAGCATAACAGAACGAAGACGAAAATGAGAGTGTAGAAGGCAAATAACGAAGGAAAACAAGGAGTGAGGGATGGTGAATCACTTTttcagcggcggtgacagaggagggggggcggtgaCAGAATATCAACACAGCGAACGTACATAAACAACGGACACAAACAACCGGCCCAGAACATGCACGTACAGGCAGCGCACAAAAAAGTGTACTCGGGCTCGCAGAGGTACATGATGTGAATTGATGAACATGAATCAGCAGAATTAAAGAGAGACTGTGAGAACAtctacgagagagagagagagagactggtCAACAAACGCGAAACGAGAAATGGTTCGATGGCACTGTAACTGAAAACGAACGAACACCGACGTCGAGAAGGAGTGAAcgccacacagacacacacacacacacaccgaagCTTCTATACAGAGGAAGATAAAAAAGAGcgggaa
Encoded here:
- a CDS encoding hypothetical protein (TriTrypDB/GeneDB-style sysID: LpmP.21.1780), giving the protein MQGTWGVLKRNCVNFIPGLALFASQSREAFTTWMKIYNRGYQYGPQDFYEQAEVYTPDYWKRGHSQDKNMWVDMKLSEEVSQKELAQLMHYKLDLWRMAHGLGVGLFLGGYALIPAFFWLSSDTFSPSCFCKTEEEKKAWREAQDMYRYRSAPSYIMDTKWHFDFHAYPWNPTQERAWDDLFEKNNVRRDPKVLRPAAEMYDGFLQFYQIRRKSLRHLARSMNFPTFPLLSRTCASTRVKDYWNLAWNEDYMVITQKLHSQMSDEDLQDYAWRRFLAPYDKNLSREELMTRVNDYHEFLGHKFVEEGKAPNLIILTNYVLGYYNDPAYLVEDISALDGNDFEYMAHYGKDAFLRRLEFENGPLRDQVEAHTQKLIADRAAAAAKAATKAPQVTA
- a CDS encoding RNA helicase, putative (TriTrypDB/GeneDB-style sysID: LpmP.21.1770) gives rise to the protein MGVGMGTHSAVALGGFQDFCLKSELANAIRENGFEHPSEVQHQALPKAMLGADILAQAKSGMGKTAVFVFALLEQVEKAPQGQKPYCQAVVLVHARELAYQIEQEFKRFSKYLSYATTGVFFGGIPEDENVKQLKKEVPAIIVGTPGRMKALIQAKAFDTTRVKWFVVDEFDRCLEDVKMRRDVQEIFMKLPKEKQVMMFSATMTDELRDVAKKFMKDATEIYVDQRAKLTLHGLAQFYMNVTEVEKTRRLAEILDAVEFNQAIIFTSSVERCEALSRQLQQMKFPSQAVHSRMSQEERLRVYENCKANNTRIMVATDLFGRGVDFDRINLVVQYDMASEADSYLHRVGRAGRFGTKGLTIAFITTDEKEIKRENRTYTDGNIMKEVQERFEMKVEELMDIKAQLNESQYMNK
- a CDS encoding hypothetical protein (TriTrypDB/GeneDB-style sysID: LpmP.21.1790), translating into MRCLKRIGSEDAFEPVPSTCAATVLCVEVLTVQCLFPAFLFFTHFDPALYKATMRKSVEPKVASFWEGIRGTYREHILRANPFFYSGTPAAEVPDGKLSLTALSKLKEVGREVDKAFAVLESLRKATVSASVTTDDMFFLGTSRPTHVDALVYAAASSFVHADLSEASAGVRVHQRRVQDACPALLEYVERVHHQFFEADSGAYCLKPREAAAEVDPNVVLAKEVEQQYRSGRLQTLWWTGVFASVYFFMVNADMLVALLERAEEAEEAAAMEVAAADEANQQSSTSSSSDRLHEPQGLQL